TTACAAGATAAATCTACACTATTTGTAATCCTTTGTATATGGCTTTGAACTCTTGTTATGGGAGAAAatgggatggaatgtccctcagcatgcaacctctatttatagagttatctatacctccttttgaaacaaaagtgtttgaccaagcaaagcttatgaatcaaagtaatgtttcaccaagaaAAGGTTacgaatcaaagtaatgtttcaccaagcaaaacttatgaatcaaagtaatgattcatcaaacaaaacttatgaatcaaagtaatgattcatcaaattctttgaggcatttaattggacttataatatatttattttagtcccactactatactaagtatgtagtatattcaaatctaggtctatatactctaaatgctCAACAACCTTACCTTTattagtaataacaaagaggtcgTTTACGATTGACTcttgatagcaaacatcatctgcaacttcatataaataagaagcgcacatgatttgatgatttattttaatataacactttATAATCCAAATCTGAAGAATTCTGAATCCTTGGATAGCATATCcaaatacaaattattataggTCTCAAATCAAAATAGAAACAGGCATGCAAGAAGGTGATGATTACACCTATCCATTGCGGAACTCAAGCGTAAATTGCTTATTATTGGCACACTATACTTTGAACTATAAAGAGAGTATAATTACTACAATTATTCATGTTTTCAATCCAAATTAAACCATCTTGAATTTCTCATGCATGCATCATCTGATTGATCTTTAATGATGAATAGAACAGGGTGGTGGGTGAAACCCAAGCTCTGACATCTTCTTGTGTGATTCTGCATAATGAGCGAAGAATGCCTTTTCATCCTACAATGTTTTTTGCTCACTCAATTAGTAATCCTTACCTTAATCATTTCTATTGCTTGTTGAATTGCTCATGCTAATTACTGCTGTACGAAAATTAGTTTTAACAGGCTTACCTGAGCATAGATTTGAACATAACGACGAAACACAGGGTCCTGCAACAGAGCTTTGTCTGTGGGAAATTTCACCAGTCCTGGGGTGTCTCCTTTCCTTAGCTCTCTGCCAACAATTcaaatcaatattcattgagtAAATTCACCATATAAAAGTATCATATATGAATTATAAACTCACTATCAATCTTACACAAAATAAGAGTTGTCGAATTTCAGAGGATCATGAGTGAAAGGACCATCAAAACCTGATTTATCCTTGTGTGCTCGCCCCTATCAGTTAAGAACATAAAGGTTTTATATAGCAGAAATAGCCAACTGTAATGACTAATGACTTCTCTATCATTCAAGGAGCCTACCAGAGTGTGAGCTCCAGATAGAACTACAATATCCCTATCATTCAAGCCCATTCGGTAAAATATATCTCTAAGATGCCTGGTACCTATAATCACATAGAATAAGCTAAGTATAATTATATAAAGGCGGTCAATGAGTGCTGTTAATGTACCTTCATTAGGGTTTGGAAGGGCTCCTCTATCTCGTTGATTAAGGGCATCCTATATAGATCGACGAAAATGTATCATAGGATGTAGGAAGAAAAATCAATTACGAGATGATGATGAACCATTTGCCATTAGCTAAGACAGTTTGTATTGTAACATTCACATACCTGTCGACCTGGAACAAAGTGGATGATAGGACCTCCAGTAACTTCAACAGCAACTACTCCAGCTAGCTGCACAAGTAAGGCAGCTGTAATACTTACTAGTTACATTTTACCAGTAATTAAtcgagtatataacatatcatgcgACTCTAGTTCAGTTGATTGCTTGACAGTAATGACTAAGAAATTTCACCTGATAAAGGTCAGCATAAGTAACCCTGGGATGCTTTGCTTTCACTTGCTCTgagacaagaaaaataaaaaataagtttgagaaaCTAGCATAATAAGGATACATTCCAATTTAACTAGAAGGGGGAATATAAAGACAATGTAAGTTGGTAGCCTAAAAT
This genomic stretch from Amaranthus tricolor cultivar Red isolate AtriRed21 chromosome 9, ASM2621246v1, whole genome shotgun sequence harbors:
- the LOC130824242 gene encoding L-ascorbate peroxidase 3-like isoform X1 — translated: MAQAHHYWRRSGHSAGDHHILDAEYLKQIEAARKDLHHLLQINKPFAPILLRLAFHDAGTYDAKRKTGGPNGSIRNELNNPPNNGIKVGIDFCEQVKAKHPRVTYADLYQLAGVVAVEVTGGPIIHFVPGRQDALNQRDRGALPNPNEGTRHLRDIFYRMGLNDRDIVVLSGAHTLGRAHKDKSGFDGPFTHDPLKFDNSYFVELRKGDTPGLVKFPTDKALLQDPVFRRYVQIYAQDEKAFFAHYAESHKKMSELGFHPPPCSIHH
- the LOC130824242 gene encoding L-ascorbate peroxidase 5, peroxisomal-like isoform X3 is translated as MALDGEYLKEIEAARKDLRQLLQSKKQFSPIILRLAFHDAGTYDVKAKTGGPNGSIRGELNNPANNGIKVAVDFCEQVKAKHPKVSYADLYQLAGIIAVEVTGGPIIPFVPGRQDALNQRDRGALPNPNEGTRHLRDIFYRMGLNDRDIVVLSGAHTLGRAHKDKSGFDGPFTHDPLKFDNSYFVELRKGDTPGLVKFPTDKALLQDPVFRRYVQIYAQDEKAFFAHYAESHKKMSELGFHPPPCSIHH